A single Syngnathoides biaculeatus isolate LvHL_M chromosome 18, ASM1980259v1, whole genome shotgun sequence DNA region contains:
- the guca1d gene encoding guanylate cyclase activator 1d, which translates to MGNHGSNLDDILAEDMHHWYNKFMRESPSGLITLFELKTILGLKGMTEDANSYVDQVFYTFDMDGDGYIDFVEYIAAVSLMLKGEINQKLKWYFKLFDQDGNGKIDKEELETIFSAIQDITRNRDIDPEEIVTLIFERIDVKGEGELTLEEFIEGAKDHEDIMDMLKNLMDLTPVLVIIVEGRRS; encoded by the exons ATGGGTAACCACGGCTCTAACCTGGACGACATCCTCGCTGAGGACATGCACCACTGGTACAACAAGTTCATGCGAGAGTCGCCGTCAGGTCTCATCACACTGTTCGAGCTGAAGACCATCCTGGGCCTGAAGGGAATGACCGAGGATGCCAACAGCTACGTGGACCAGGTCTTCTACACCTTCGACATGGATGGG GATGGTTATATCGACTTTGTGGAATACATCGCCGCCGTCAGTCTCATGCTGAAGGGGGAAATCAACCAGAAGCTGAAGTGGTACTTCAAACTCTTTGACCAGGATGGAAACGGAAAGATTGACAAGGAGGAGTTGGAGACTATCTTCTCG GCCATCCAGGACATCACACGAAACAGAGATATCGATCCAGAAGAGATCGTCACGCTCATATTCGAAAGAATCGACGTGAAAGGAGAAG GTGAGCTGACCCTGGAGGAGTTCATTGAGGGTGCCAAAGACCACGAAGACATCATGGACATGTTGAAGAATCTGATGGACTTGACCCCGGTGTTGGTCATTATTGTGGAGGGACGCAGGTCATGA
- the alg8 gene encoding probable dolichyl pyrophosphate Glc1Man9GlcNAc2 alpha-1,3-glucosyltransferase isoform X1 has translation MAAATVDRGTWFPALAVGVSLLKALFINAYHSTDFEVHRNWLAITHSLPVSRWYHENTSKWTLDYPPLFAWFEFGLSHVARHFDKKMLAVDNLNYASPATVLFQRLSVIFFDLLFIYAARECCRCVRNRRGGRNIFNLPSFVLAVLLLWNFGLLIVDHIHFQYNGFLFGFFLLSVAKHLQSQHLQGALLFAVLLNLKHIYLYVAPAYGIFLLRSYCFTEDDVDGSIKWRSFSPVRLLALGSIVAAVCALSFGPFIVLGQLPQVLSRLFPFRRGLCHAYWAPNVWALYNVLDKSMATFAVRLKLLNETTLPPASMTGGLVQEFQHSVLPSVTPAVTLVCTLLSILPALSSIWWRPRGARGFLRCLVLCALASFTFGWHVHEKAILMAILPLSLLAVESSEDAGIFLLLSTSGHYSLFPLLFTPAELPIKYALMMLFTIFSFAALGKLHSTQGSLLHPLEVVYLSGLVAVAIGCELVFPLSPWQQKLPFLPLLATSVYSSLGVCYSFLRLYITLLRRGGGRKSKQQ, from the exons ATGGCGGCCGCCACGGTGGATAGAGGGACTTGGTTTCCAGCGTTAGCTGTGGGGGTTTCTCTACTCAAAGCTCTTTTTATCAACGCCTA TCACTCGACAGACTTTGAGGTGCACAGGAACTGGTTGGCCATCACACACAGCTTGCCAGTGTCTCGATGGTATCATGAG AACACATCCAAGTGGACCCTGGACTATCCGCCGCTGTTTGCGTGGTTTGAGTTCGGCCTTTCCCATGTCGCTCGGCACTTTGACAAGAAGATGTTGGCCGTGGACAACCTGAACTACGCCAGTCCTGCCACCGTCCTCTTTCAGAGACTCTCAGTTATCTTCTTTGACTTGCTTTTCATCTACGcggccagaga GTGCTGCAGGTGTGTTCGGAATCGGCGAGGTGGTCGGAACATATTTAATCTTCCGTCTTTTGTCCTTGCCGTCCTGCTGCTCTGGAACTTTGGCCTTCTGATTGTTGATC ACATTCATTTTCAGTACAACGGCTTCCTCTTTGGTTTCTTCCTGCTGTCTGTCGCCAAGCACCTGCAG TCTCAGCACCTGCAGGGAGCGCTGCTCTTTGCTGTCCTACTCAACCTGAAGCACATCTACCTGTACGTCGCTCCAGCGTATGGCATATTCCTTCTGAGGAGCTACTGCTTTACGGAGGACGACGTTG ATGGCTCCATAAAATGGAGGAGTTTCAGTCCGGTCCGCCTGCTCGCCCTCGGCAGCATCGTTGCGGCCGTCTGCGCTCTTTCCTTTGGCCCGTTCATTGTTCTG GGTCAACTTCCTCAGGTGCTGTCCCGCCTCTTCCCTTTCAGGCGAGGGCTCTGCCACGCCTACTGGGCGCCAAACGTGTGGGCCCTCTACAACGTCCTGGATAAAAGCATGGCCACTTTCG CTGTTCGTTTGAAGCTTCTAAATGAGACAACCCTCCCTCCGGCCTCCATGACTGGAGGTTTGGTTCAGGAGTTCCAGCACTCGGTCCTTCCTTCTGTAACTCCGGCTGTCACTCTCGTCTGCACTCTGCTGTCCATCCTG CCGGCGTTGTCGTCCATCTGGTGGCGTCCTCGGGGGGCTCGCGGGTTCCTGCGCTGCCTGGTGCTGTGCGCGCTCGCCTCCTTCACGTTCGGCTGGCACGTCCACGAGAAAGCCATCCTCATGGCCATCCTGCCTCTCAG TCTGTTGGCAGTCGAGAGCAGTGAGGATGCTGGGATCTTCTTGCTTCTGAGCACATCGGGTCATTACTCACTATTCCCGCTGCTCTTCACTCCGGCAG AGCTGCCCATCAAATATGCGTTGATGATGTTGTTCACCATCTTCTCATTCGCTGCCCTGGGGAAACTCCACAG CACTCAGGGGTCTCTGCTGCATCCACTGGAGGTGGTCTACCTGTCGGGCTTGGTTGCGGTGGCCATCGGCTGCGAGTTAGTCTTTCCTCTGTCGCCGTGGCAACAGAAGCTTCCGTTCCTTCCGTTGCTGGCGACATCCGTGTATTCTTCGCTGGGTGTCTGCTACTCCTTTCTGCGGCTCTACATCACACTGCTCCGGCGGGGAGGTGGAAGAAAGTCCAAACAACAGTGA
- the alg8 gene encoding probable dolichyl pyrophosphate Glc1Man9GlcNAc2 alpha-1,3-glucosyltransferase isoform X2, which yields MLAVDNLNYASPATVLFQRLSVIFFDLLFIYAARECCRCVRNRRGGRNIFNLPSFVLAVLLLWNFGLLIVDHIHFQYNGFLFGFFLLSVAKHLQSQHLQGALLFAVLLNLKHIYLYVAPAYGIFLLRSYCFTEDDVDGSIKWRSFSPVRLLALGSIVAAVCALSFGPFIVLGQLPQVLSRLFPFRRGLCHAYWAPNVWALYNVLDKSMATFAVRLKLLNETTLPPASMTGGLVQEFQHSVLPSVTPAVTLVCTLLSILPALSSIWWRPRGARGFLRCLVLCALASFTFGWHVHEKAILMAILPLSLLAVESSEDAGIFLLLSTSGHYSLFPLLFTPAELPIKYALMMLFTIFSFAALGKLHSTQGSLLHPLEVVYLSGLVAVAIGCELVFPLSPWQQKLPFLPLLATSVYSSLGVCYSFLRLYITLLRRGGGRKSKQQ from the exons ATGTTGGCCGTGGACAACCTGAACTACGCCAGTCCTGCCACCGTCCTCTTTCAGAGACTCTCAGTTATCTTCTTTGACTTGCTTTTCATCTACGcggccagaga GTGCTGCAGGTGTGTTCGGAATCGGCGAGGTGGTCGGAACATATTTAATCTTCCGTCTTTTGTCCTTGCCGTCCTGCTGCTCTGGAACTTTGGCCTTCTGATTGTTGATC ACATTCATTTTCAGTACAACGGCTTCCTCTTTGGTTTCTTCCTGCTGTCTGTCGCCAAGCACCTGCAG TCTCAGCACCTGCAGGGAGCGCTGCTCTTTGCTGTCCTACTCAACCTGAAGCACATCTACCTGTACGTCGCTCCAGCGTATGGCATATTCCTTCTGAGGAGCTACTGCTTTACGGAGGACGACGTTG ATGGCTCCATAAAATGGAGGAGTTTCAGTCCGGTCCGCCTGCTCGCCCTCGGCAGCATCGTTGCGGCCGTCTGCGCTCTTTCCTTTGGCCCGTTCATTGTTCTG GGTCAACTTCCTCAGGTGCTGTCCCGCCTCTTCCCTTTCAGGCGAGGGCTCTGCCACGCCTACTGGGCGCCAAACGTGTGGGCCCTCTACAACGTCCTGGATAAAAGCATGGCCACTTTCG CTGTTCGTTTGAAGCTTCTAAATGAGACAACCCTCCCTCCGGCCTCCATGACTGGAGGTTTGGTTCAGGAGTTCCAGCACTCGGTCCTTCCTTCTGTAACTCCGGCTGTCACTCTCGTCTGCACTCTGCTGTCCATCCTG CCGGCGTTGTCGTCCATCTGGTGGCGTCCTCGGGGGGCTCGCGGGTTCCTGCGCTGCCTGGTGCTGTGCGCGCTCGCCTCCTTCACGTTCGGCTGGCACGTCCACGAGAAAGCCATCCTCATGGCCATCCTGCCTCTCAG TCTGTTGGCAGTCGAGAGCAGTGAGGATGCTGGGATCTTCTTGCTTCTGAGCACATCGGGTCATTACTCACTATTCCCGCTGCTCTTCACTCCGGCAG AGCTGCCCATCAAATATGCGTTGATGATGTTGTTCACCATCTTCTCATTCGCTGCCCTGGGGAAACTCCACAG CACTCAGGGGTCTCTGCTGCATCCACTGGAGGTGGTCTACCTGTCGGGCTTGGTTGCGGTGGCCATCGGCTGCGAGTTAGTCTTTCCTCTGTCGCCGTGGCAACAGAAGCTTCCGTTCCTTCCGTTGCTGGCGACATCCGTGTATTCTTCGCTGGGTGTCTGCTACTCCTTTCTGCGGCTCTACATCACACTGCTCCGGCGGGGAGGTGGAAGAAAGTCCAAACAACAGTGA
- the ccdc90b gene encoding coiled-coil domain-containing protein 90B, mitochondrial: protein MNTLLRRCTLRRLPNLRDVHVGTPVATLDVRKVELTPLEQRKLAFDSHAMVTELASSGLDKRQAELIVSALVTLTTANMDIVYKDMVTKSHQEIVLQQIMAHLDAIRKDMVILEKSDFANLRSENTKLKRELEQLQNRLNEESQKVRAETKLDINLERSRVSDMFTEQERKLLEASREFHQKRAELEHDNMETSKKMDLSVASLKTVLESLKLETIRYLAATVFSCLAIALGVYRLWK, encoded by the exons ATGAACACATTGCTGCGGCGCTGTACGCTGCGGCGGCTTCCAAACTTGAGAG ATGTCCATGTTGGCACCCCGGTGGCGACTTTGGACGTGAGGAAAGTTGAATTAACTCCTCTGGAGCAGCGAAAGCTCGCGTTCGACTCCCATGCCATGGTGACAGAGTTGGCGAGTAGTG GTTTGGACAAACGCCAGGCGGAGTTGATCGTCTCCGCCCTGGTGACGCTGACTACGGCCAACATGGACATCGTCTACAAGGACATGGTGACTAAGTCGCATCAG GAAATCGTCCTCCAGCAGATCATGGCCCACCTGGATGCCATCAGGAAGGACATGGTGATCCTGGAGAAGAGTGACTTTGCCAACCTGCGCTCCGAGAACACG AAGTTGAAGCGAGAGCTGGAACAGCTGCAAAATCGACTCAAT GAGGAGAGTCAGAAAGTCCGAGCGGAAACCAAACTGGACATCAATCTGGAGAGAAGCCGCGTTTCAGACATG TTCACAGAACAGGAAAGGAAACTACTGGAGGCGAGCAGAGAGTTCCATCAAAAG AGAGCCGAGCTCGAACATGACAACATGGAGACCAGCAAAAAGATGGACCTGAGCGTGGCTTCGCTCAAAACCGTCCTAGAGTCCCTCAAGCTGGAGACCATACGCTATCTTGCAG CGACGGTGTTCTCCTGCCTGGCCATCGCTCTGGGGGTTTACCGGCTGTGGAAGTGA